Sequence from the Caretta caretta isolate rCarCar2 chromosome 8, rCarCar1.hap1, whole genome shotgun sequence genome:
CAGGACTGGTCTACGTGGAGAATTTACTTTTTtatagctacattgctcagggatgtgaaaaatccacagccctgagcgatgcagttaaactgacctaatcccAGGAGTAAACAGCGCTAGGTttactgaagaattcttccatcagcctagctatcGCCTCTcgaggtggattacctgtgctgatgggagaactcctCCTGTCAGggtaggcagtgtctacactgcagctgtgctgctgtgccATTTCAAGGGTAGACAATCCCACAGTGAAAACtaactaggggcttgtctacacttacagtgctgcaccGGTGCTGCTGAGGCTCTGTcgtgcttagtgaagacactatctGTGCctgtgggagagcttctcttgttgacgtaggtactccacctccctgaggagAGGTGGGAGTTATGTTGACACGACAGCTTTTCTACACATAGTGTGCTCTACACTGGGGgataggtcagtataactacatggctcaggggtgtggctAGACCAAGCCTAGGCAATCTAGATTTTATagttttgatcttttttttttgtagcctAACCAATGATTTTTCAGATTTTGCAACAGCTCCAGGTGGCTTTTTATACTGGCCCTGGAATCTGTGAGAGAAGTTAAGTTTCTGGGCTGgatctgctgtcagttacacagatgtaacagatttcagaggaacagccgtgttagtctgtattcgcagagtTACTTTATTGCTCGGTGAGGTGATGAAATTACCCTAGATTTCTTACCTCTATAACTGACAGAAGAATCTGGTCCACCTTCCCCCAGTGTATACACTAGGTACTTTGATTAAGCCTGCTGTGTCCAGCAGTATTAATGAAAGTGGGTCTGACCATGCGCTCCTTCTGCAGCCAGAACTCCCGTTGGGCCAGTCTCTGAGCTGGAGTAAATCAACATGGCTTGATTCAAATAACTGGAACTCAGTGATCTAtgccagttgagaatctggcccattgaagctaatgggagaTTTGCCTATGTCCTCAACAGGACCCATTTCACATATAGAAGGTTTTGGGGAGacatccacaaagggactttggTGTTGCAGCCCTGAATGTCATGgtacctagaaaaatcacaggaacagcaTGATCCACAAAGTCTGAATTAGGTGTTTAAGCTCCCTATACAGTGAGTGGATGAGGGGTGGCAGATTCCTGTTCAAaacccttctccccctcaggaCTTGAATAGGGGTCTCCTACACCCTGGGTGAGTATCCTATCCACTAGACTAGAAGTTCTAAGGGATgtccttccccctgcctcctccgCCCCCGGCTGTTTCGTATGAGCACGACTGAGGCGCCTGATCTGGTAAGCATGCTCACAGGTCCCCTACCAGATTGGGTCCCCGCACACCACAGGTGGTCGAACACCTTTCTTCCCCCGTTTGTGACTCACTCTGGGACTTGGGAAGGAGATGTGTGTCTGTATGTCCGTCATGAGGCAGTACTTTGTATACTGAGACAGGTGATAGGTACCTGGGTGCCCAGAGGGAGTCCGCAGTGAGCATGCCCAGAGGAAAAAACGTAGGCACTCAGTGAGTTTAGGCATTTACAggattaggtggcagctgagtgggagttttgtggatcacagaggGGCCTAAAAATGGGGCTTGGGTGCCAAAGTATCTGTCTGGATCACACCCTTAGTCCTTAACAACTATTTAGTTGTTTTCTTTGGAAGTACATTAGCTACTTTTGATGCACAGGGCTGATGTACACAGTTATGGACGAATAACCTAAAAATTCACTTCCTACTTCAGATACATTATTCTTGATTAATTAGTACACTTCTTTAATTATCGTGCAGCCACTCAATCCAGATGTGTCACTCAAGTCTTTGATTACGGTGTTTCTAATTCTGCAacttttactcatgtgagtagtacTTACTCATGAGagcagtgccattgacttcagtgggatcaagcCCTAATACATTTGAGACCAGGTCTCCTTCCTGCTCAGAGTGACTCAGGAAACATTTACACCATTCTTGCAAATTGTTACAAGTACACTAAGCTGTCTTCAAAAAGGTGGTCTTGAGCATAAAGTATTATTAATATCAGTTAATATTTATGTTTTAGCAGTTCTGAGAAGTCTCAACTAGTCACGGTCCCACTGTTCTaaggctgtacaaacacatagtaaatgACAGAATACAGGTAACTTTCACAGTGCAATATACACCAGGGAGCATGTTACAATTTGGATGTAAATTCTTTTCACTGAAGCCGGACCCCGTGATCAATCGTGATGGTTTTAGGAATTAACCCAATCACAAGGCATGTTTATGTCAGTATTGAAATAGCTAAAGGTTATCTGGCAACTCCTAAAACTTAGGGCTAGTCTATACTGAAACTTTATATTGACATAGCTACATCTCTGTTGGGATGggaaaaatccacatccttgaGAGAGGTAGGTAAGCCGACCTGCCCCCTCGGGGTCGACAGAAGagtcttccatcagcctagctgctactgcctcttggggaggtgaattacctaCAGCAAggggagaatccctcctgccgCTGTACTAAGTGTCTGCGCTGAAGTATTGCAGCTGTGCAGCGCTGTCCCTGTGCTGCGGTAgtgtttttaagtgtagacgtagccttagttaTTAAACCATATTTAAATGCCTACTGTCATCGGAGAAGAATTAATGGGTTACAACCatatagggcccagtcctgcactcTTCGCTCAGGCAGAGCTCCCACTGCCCGTGTGGATTTGTAAAATGCGTACAGAATTCCAAGAGCTTTCATGAGCGCGCTTTAAAAGATGCTTTATAAGACCCACTGTGCTCTAGTTTACAGAACTCGGGACTGGTCTACACAGGaaggttaggttgacctagctgcatCACACCCCTGAGatacatagttaagccaacctaagccccagCGCAGACAACACTCGGTCAATGGAAGAATCAACTGAAGCAGTGGATTTATTATAGTGACAGAAGAACCCCTTCCGTCATTGTAGTAAGTGTCTACGCTACAACAGCACATTTcagtagcatttctagtgtagacagttCCTCAGTTATGGttagggtagacataccctcagataaTCTGCAAGTCTTCAGAGAACTAAACTGTACTTAAGCTGTTTTAGAACTTGTATACACACTTTTGGCCCTGAGACACGCTGAACCCTGAAATGCTCTGTCCTTTACAATCTTCAGTCTATAGCTGGAGAAAGTTAATATCCCTGTTCTTGGGGACTTAAAATGTGAGCTGCAGTAAAAGTGAATAAAAGATCAGGTTATTAGCTATGTCAGGCCAGAATCATGAAAGTTCTGTAGTAGTttgggactttaaaaaaaattgttttgaaaattatTATGAACTTCTCTTGTGACTAAAAATGAGGGTAATACTTTTTGAATTAGTACAGTAATTAAGACTGTCAGTCTTAGAATAACTGGAGTTTTTTAAATGGTGTTCAGACTGCCTAAATTATAGTAAATAACCGTAGTCAGTCTAGAAAGTGACAAAGGCATAAATATGCCTGGTGACAGCTGGGTCAAAATAagtctgaaaatctctctctcaaattaaaaaaaaattaagataaaaaAGTCACTCTCAGGTACATCCTGCTGTGAAACCTAATTCTGTGTTTATGACATCACAATCAGTTGCCACTGCAAGACTGAGGTCATATATTTAGCATTTAGAGGTCACTGTACATAGAGATATTGATCAGTGACGAAGAAAGCCTTTTCTGACATACACATATCTGTGCTAACTAGCCAGAGTGGTAgagaaaagaagaggagtacttgtggcaccttagagactaacaaaggtgccacaagtactccttttctttttgcaaatacagactaacacggctgctactctgaaaccagtggtaGAGAGTATACAACAATAATCCAAACgggaaaagaaaaatggagtAATGTCCTGGTGAATATCAGTCTAGTATTTTAGCTGTCCCCATTTAAACTCGCTAATTATTGCCATTAGGACATTCCTAATTGATTCTGTGATGGCACCATAAAGGTGGATAGAGAGTATATTCAGTATGtcttaacttttaaaacaattaacagtatgttttaattaaaaaacattaattttacaGCTGTAGTCTTCCATGCACTGCATTGTAGCAAAAGCCAGTTTGAACAGGATATACATGGCAAACAAAAAATACCCTCTCTTACCCAGAAGCCTTTTGTGGATTATCGCTTACTAACACATAGGGATGGGGGTGGATATTTCTGAAACTAAAGCACAAAACAAATTTTCTATCCAAAGGCAAACATGTTTTCATCTGTATTAGTAGCTGAAGCCAATGAGTAATTATGAATTCATAGTCGGTTTGATAATAGCTGTTCTAAAGAGCCTGTTTTCAGAATCTATGGTGTTTATAACAGACGCCTACAACTTGTGCTGGAGAAAGAAAGTAgaatacaatacaaataaaagaaatgctatatgcatttttcattttgaatactGGTGAGCTGGGTGGCACTTGCAGAGGCTCATTTGGGGCCCATctcaactttaatttaaaaacaaaaattaagtcTCTAGCTCTTTTCATTGTGAACAAAGTCTGGAAACTGCAAACCAGCGCAAGTGGATATAAAACAAAGGAAAGTACTCGCTAGGGCTGAAAGCGAGAAGCAGAGAGAGGGTTGAGAGACCCTAACGAAGCTTCCCCCAGACTCACTTTTTACGTAAAATAAGTGAGGTAAGGACATATCCCAAAGAATGATCTTCCTAACCCCTCAGAAAACCATTGGTCCATCTGTACCCATACTGCTGTAACAACAAGATACAGGAGTCAGGTACTGGTGGACGGAGGGGTAACTAAAAATGGTTTAACTGGCCAGCTTAGATAGATGTGTAGTCACATTGACTAGAGCTACAGTGATGAGCGCAGCAGAAGAGCCTGCGTAGAACAGAACTTGAAAATGCTAAGGCCAGCTCTGGTTGTCAGCATTCTCAGCACTAGGACTGTGCTGGCAGCTGCAGCCTCTGACAGCCATCGTGCGACGGGTGCGTCCACCAGTGCTGTGGGATCTGCTCCAATGAGCACTCCTCTCCTGTTTCTCCCCCAACAAGCTCTGCTCAGAGCCAATGGAGCACACACCATGTAATCCCTGCACTCCTGATCCTTGCTGCTCCAGCATtgcacaaggaggaaaggagaagaggcAGGACAAGCTGCTGCTGTACTGAGTGGAAGTCCtgcggctgctgctggctgcctcCCCCCCAACACCTTGCAATGCCTACCTTCCCAGCCCCAGATCTGAATCTGAAAAtctgggttccttccccacttgtccctgacctgccatttctacccAGAGGAATCTCGTTGCCTGACCTAGCTACCCCTGGGATACCTGGTTCCACCCCTCCCCATGCATACATCGGCCATGAAATCCAAGCCTCCCCATTAATTAGGGAAGACCACTTGCATCAAAAACCAAAAGGGAACCCGTTCCCCAAACTGCCATCCAGCAGGGGGACCTGCTTCCTACTGGACCAGCCACTCCTAGTCAGAAGCTGCAGGACATCCTGCCTGCCCCTACTGCTACCACCAGTAGCTGCATCTATCACCATCATGAGGGACAGCTGCCATGTAGTTGGGCCATCTGAAGTAGCCTCTATGAGGTGCAGGGAAAACACAGCGGGGTCGAGAGGTACTAGGTTAGAcggcagggcagaggcaggactGGTGGCATCTTGGCATGGATGGATTATCTTGGGGAAGCAGAAGAGAGCATTTTACCCAGGGAATGTCACATGTATCACTGAGGGGGAAAATTTCTGAGGGAGCCAATTATTGATAGTGAAGTCATGTGCTTAAAAATGATACGCTAATACTGCTGGTATTTCACTAGTGTTGACTGTAAAGGATTCCTGGGGGGTGATTTACTAGAATTAATAAGCAAAATGTTATTTAGAAGGACCAGTTTACACAATAAGTCtacctgctcccactgaactaAACGGCAAAGACTCCCTCTGGCATTAGTGGGAACAGCTCAAGACCTTTATAATCCTACAAAAGAATCAACAAGAATCAGTAAATTTACAATAAATACAGAGTTTTGGAGACTGGCATGCTGGATTATTTTAGCTATTCACAGGGGTATTATTTAATTTTAAGGACCCCTTGGATCCATCAGTGTTTAGGGCTGAAAGGGCGATGTTCTCATATTCCTCCTGAGATGTGAAGCATCTGCAGTGGTGAATTAACACTATTAAATCCTTCTGGAAATTCTTGTTGAGAAATCCGTAAAAGATAGGATTTATACATGTTGAGAGCATGGCTACCAGGTGGCACAATGTGAACACTAGGTTATGGTGGCAGTTCATCAGGACCTCATAGTTCCAGTCAAAAACGACATTAAATATATTTAGAGGCAACCAGCAAGCTGCAAAGGTCACGACAATTGAAATGAGCATCATGTTAATCCTTTTGCTCTCGTTTAGTCTGCTCTCATTCTCCCTCATCCCATCCACCTTACCATGTCTCCGCTGGAGACATACAAATATCTTGAGATAGCAGATAAAAATAAAGCCCAGTGGGAAGCAATACTGGAAAACCAGCAGACTGGTCGTAAAGACCAGTCGCTCTGCAACTGATGGCCATGCCTCAATGCAAACAACTTTGTTCATATAGAAATCGCTATGGTaagagagatttttaaagggTTCATCAGATAGTTGGTGGAATATAAAAAAAGGAATGGATATGATAAGGGAAATCCCCCAAATGAAGATAATTCCCAAGTAAGCATGTGAAATATTCGGCTTCCAGCCACGTGGGTT
This genomic interval carries:
- the LOC125641517 gene encoding neuropeptide Y receptor type 6-like translates to MMAKPTQHPTVGLFNQTIANSSNSQFSHFDSCQPSFPAVFLLITAYTVVTIVGLFGNLCLIIIIKQQKEAQNVTNILIANLSLSDVLICIMCIPVTVAYTLMDYWIFGEAMCKISSFVQSMSVTVSIFSLVLIAVERYQLIVNPRGWKPNISHAYLGIIFIWGISLIISIPFFIFHQLSDEPFKNLSYHSDFYMNKVVCIEAWPSVAERLVFTTSLLVFQYCFPLGFIFICYLKIFVCLQRRHGKVDGMRENESRLNESKRINMMLISIVVTFAACWLPLNIFNVVFDWNYEVLMNCHHNLVFTLCHLVAMLSTCINPIFYGFLNKNFQKDLIVLIHHCRCFTSQEEYENIALSALNTDGSKGSLKLNNTPVNS